In Lotus japonicus ecotype B-129 chromosome 5, LjGifu_v1.2, one genomic interval encodes:
- the LOC130720808 gene encoding (3S,6E)-nerolidol synthase 1-like isoform X2 translates to MANLSGWRRFCLALSVLLTLIDDVIINHSKKLNSLKHVLRNVSESSPHGIYMIDAMQRLNIDYHFQEEIDAFLRRQFVISSTSWDGDDNDLHHTALCFRLFRQQEVFQRFTDKDGKFNQKLGGNLKGMIDLYEASHLSLTGENILEEAKKFCGHVLNKSLALSCLNNHEAKLVRRTLEYPFHKSHAMFTARDFFGDFQGMNGSLKEVAKLDFRLLQSLHQQELTQISKWWTELGLANELKYARNQPLKWYIWSLACLTDPTLSEERVEFTKPISFIYLIDDIFDVYGTLDELTLFTEVVSRWDIAAAKKLPDYMKKCFKALFELTNEISYKVYQKHGWDPMNSLQKTWETLCKAFLVEAEWFASGNIPKAEEYLKNGIVSSGVHIVLVHLFFLLGEGLTKENIQIIDGIPGVISSSATILRLWDDLGNAEDENQEGNDGSYINCLLMEHQDLTFTRAREQVMCMVSNAWKRLNQECLFERTFPKAFTKASLNLARMVPLMYSYDNKHSLPKLEEQVKSLLYDDNVLL, encoded by the exons ATGGCGAATCTGTCTGGATGGAGGAGGTTCTGCCTGGCGCTATCCGTTTTGTTGACTCTGATT GATGATGTCATCATTAATCACTCAAAGAAATTGAACTCCCTGAAGCATGTGCTTAGGAATGTTAGTGAAAGTTCACCTCATGGAATTTACATGATTGATGCAATGCAACGCCTTAATATTGATTACCACTTCCAAGAGGAAATTGATGCATTCTTAAGGAGGCAATTTGTGATATCCAGCACTAGTTGGGACGGTGATGACAATGATCTCCATCATACTGCACTTTGCTTTCGTCTATTCAGACAACAAG AGGTGTTTCAGAGGTTCACAGACAAGGATGGAAAGTTCAACCAAAAATTAGGTGGGAATCTGAAGGGAATGATAGATTTATATGAAGCCTCACATTTGAGCCTAACAGGAGAAAACATACTTGAAGAAGCTAAAAAATTTTGTGGACATGTCTTGAACAAGAGTTTAGCTTTGTCTTGCCTTAACAATCATGAAGCTAAGCTTGTAAGGAGAACCTTAGAATACCCTTTTCACAAAAGCCATGCCATGTTCACAGCCAGAGATTTCTTTGGAGATTTCCAAGGCATGAATGGATCCTTAAAAGAAGTGGCAAAATTGGATTTTAGATTGCTGCAAAGCTTACACCAACAAGAACTTACTCAAATTTCCAA ATGGTGGACAGAACTTGGTTTAGCTAATGAGTTAAAGTATGCAAGAAATCAACCACTTAAATGGTACATTTGGTCTTTGGCATGCCTCACGGATCCTACTTTATCCGAAGAAAGGGTTGAGTTTACAAAACCAATCTCTTTCATCTATTTAATAGATGATATTTTCGATGTATATGGGACTCTTGATGAATTAACTCTTTTCACAGAAGTTGTTTCCAG ATGGGATATAGCAGCTGCTAAGAAGCTACCAGATTACATGAAGAAATGTTTCAAGGCTCTTTTTGAACTCACCAATGAAATCAGCTACAAGGTCTATCAGAAGCATGGGTGGGACCCAATGAACTCTCTTCAAAAGACG TGGGAAACTTTGTGCAAAGCCTTTCTAGTTGAAGCAGAATGGTTTGCATCTGGGAACATTCCCAAAGCAGAAGAGTACTTGAAGAATGGGATAGTGAGCTCAGGAGTGCACATTGTGCTTGTCCACTTATTCTTTCTTTTGGGTGAAGGATTAACCAAAGAGAATATTCAGATCATAGACGGAATCCCAGGCGTCATTTCTTCATCAGCAACAATTCTTAGGCTTTGGGATGACTTGGGAAATGCAGAG GATGAGAATCAAGAAGGCAATGATGGATCATACATAAACTGTTTGTTGATGGAGCACCAAGACTTGACGTTCACGAGAGCTAGAGAGCAGGTTATGTGCATGGTCTCCAATGCATGGAAGAGACTCAACCAAGAATGCCTGTTTGAGAGAACATTCCCTAAAGCTTTCACTAAAGCCTCTCTCAATCTTGCAAGAATGGTACCATTGATGTATAGTTATGACAATAAGCATTCCCTTCCCAAGCTAGAGGAGCAAGTCAAATCATTGCTTTATGATGATAACGTTCTTCTGTAG
- the LOC130720374 gene encoding 40S ribosomal protein S5-like: MSDVIAEPAIVADPSQIDVKLFNRWSYDDVQVNDISLADYIGVVASKHATYVPHTAGRYSVKRFRKAQCPIIERLTNSLMMHGRNNGKKLMAVRIIKHAMEIIHLLTDLNPIQVIVDAVINSGPREDATRIGSAGVVRRQAVDISPLRRVNQAIYLLTTGAREAAFRNIKTIAECLADELINAAKGSSNSYAIKKKDEIERVAKANR; encoded by the exons ATGTCTGACGTTATCGCCGAGCCTGCGATTGTTGCAGATCCCTCCCAAATCGATGTCAAGCTCTTCAACCGATGGAGCTATGATGATGTTCAG GTTAATGACATTTCTTTGGCTGATTATATTGGAGTGGTGGCATCCAAGCATGCCACATATGTTCCCCACACTGCTGGTAGGTACTCTgtgaagaggttcaggaaagCTCAGTGCCCCATTATTGAGAGGCTCACCAACTCCCTCATGATGCACGGAAGAAACAATGGAAAGAAGCTTATGGCTGTTAGGATTATCAAGCATGCTATGGAAATCATTCACTTGCTGACTGACTTGAACCCAATTCAGGTCATTGTTGATGCTGTCATCAACAG TGGTCCTCGTGAAGATGCCACTCGAATTGGTTCTGCTGGAGTTGTAAGGCGTCAAGCAGTTGATATCTCACCACTTCGACGTGTTAATCAGGCCATCTATCTTTTGACAACTGGTGCACGTGAAGCTGCTTTCAGAAATATTAAAACAATTGCTGAATGCTTGGCTGATGAACTTATTAATGCAGCAAAGGGTTCATCCAACAG TTATGCTATCAAGAAAAAGGATGAAATTGAAAGAGTTGCCAAGGCCAATCGTTGA
- the LOC130720808 gene encoding (3S,6E)-nerolidol synthase 1-like isoform X1 produces the protein MANLSGWRRFCLALSVLLTLIDDVIINHSKKLNSLKHVLRNVSESSPHGIYMIDAMQRLNIDYHFQEEIDAFLRRQFVISSTSWDGDDNDLHHTALCFRLFRQQGQYVPEEVFQRFTDKDGKFNQKLGGNLKGMIDLYEASHLSLTGENILEEAKKFCGHVLNKSLALSCLNNHEAKLVRRTLEYPFHKSHAMFTARDFFGDFQGMNGSLKEVAKLDFRLLQSLHQQELTQISKWWTELGLANELKYARNQPLKWYIWSLACLTDPTLSEERVEFTKPISFIYLIDDIFDVYGTLDELTLFTEVVSRWDIAAAKKLPDYMKKCFKALFELTNEISYKVYQKHGWDPMNSLQKTWETLCKAFLVEAEWFASGNIPKAEEYLKNGIVSSGVHIVLVHLFFLLGEGLTKENIQIIDGIPGVISSSATILRLWDDLGNAEDENQEGNDGSYINCLLMEHQDLTFTRAREQVMCMVSNAWKRLNQECLFERTFPKAFTKASLNLARMVPLMYSYDNKHSLPKLEEQVKSLLYDDNVLL, from the exons ATGGCGAATCTGTCTGGATGGAGGAGGTTCTGCCTGGCGCTATCCGTTTTGTTGACTCTGATT GATGATGTCATCATTAATCACTCAAAGAAATTGAACTCCCTGAAGCATGTGCTTAGGAATGTTAGTGAAAGTTCACCTCATGGAATTTACATGATTGATGCAATGCAACGCCTTAATATTGATTACCACTTCCAAGAGGAAATTGATGCATTCTTAAGGAGGCAATTTGTGATATCCAGCACTAGTTGGGACGGTGATGACAATGATCTCCATCATACTGCACTTTGCTTTCGTCTATTCAGACAACAAGGTCAGTATGTACCAGAAG AGGTGTTTCAGAGGTTCACAGACAAGGATGGAAAGTTCAACCAAAAATTAGGTGGGAATCTGAAGGGAATGATAGATTTATATGAAGCCTCACATTTGAGCCTAACAGGAGAAAACATACTTGAAGAAGCTAAAAAATTTTGTGGACATGTCTTGAACAAGAGTTTAGCTTTGTCTTGCCTTAACAATCATGAAGCTAAGCTTGTAAGGAGAACCTTAGAATACCCTTTTCACAAAAGCCATGCCATGTTCACAGCCAGAGATTTCTTTGGAGATTTCCAAGGCATGAATGGATCCTTAAAAGAAGTGGCAAAATTGGATTTTAGATTGCTGCAAAGCTTACACCAACAAGAACTTACTCAAATTTCCAA ATGGTGGACAGAACTTGGTTTAGCTAATGAGTTAAAGTATGCAAGAAATCAACCACTTAAATGGTACATTTGGTCTTTGGCATGCCTCACGGATCCTACTTTATCCGAAGAAAGGGTTGAGTTTACAAAACCAATCTCTTTCATCTATTTAATAGATGATATTTTCGATGTATATGGGACTCTTGATGAATTAACTCTTTTCACAGAAGTTGTTTCCAG ATGGGATATAGCAGCTGCTAAGAAGCTACCAGATTACATGAAGAAATGTTTCAAGGCTCTTTTTGAACTCACCAATGAAATCAGCTACAAGGTCTATCAGAAGCATGGGTGGGACCCAATGAACTCTCTTCAAAAGACG TGGGAAACTTTGTGCAAAGCCTTTCTAGTTGAAGCAGAATGGTTTGCATCTGGGAACATTCCCAAAGCAGAAGAGTACTTGAAGAATGGGATAGTGAGCTCAGGAGTGCACATTGTGCTTGTCCACTTATTCTTTCTTTTGGGTGAAGGATTAACCAAAGAGAATATTCAGATCATAGACGGAATCCCAGGCGTCATTTCTTCATCAGCAACAATTCTTAGGCTTTGGGATGACTTGGGAAATGCAGAG GATGAGAATCAAGAAGGCAATGATGGATCATACATAAACTGTTTGTTGATGGAGCACCAAGACTTGACGTTCACGAGAGCTAGAGAGCAGGTTATGTGCATGGTCTCCAATGCATGGAAGAGACTCAACCAAGAATGCCTGTTTGAGAGAACATTCCCTAAAGCTTTCACTAAAGCCTCTCTCAATCTTGCAAGAATGGTACCATTGATGTATAGTTATGACAATAAGCATTCCCTTCCCAAGCTAGAGGAGCAAGTCAAATCATTGCTTTATGATGATAACGTTCTTCTGTAG
- the LOC130720808 gene encoding (3S,6E)-nerolidol synthase 1-like isoform X3, giving the protein MEEDDVIINHSKKLNSLKHVLRNVSESSPHGIYMIDAMQRLNIDYHFQEEIDAFLRRQFVISSTSWDGDDNDLHHTALCFRLFRQQGQYVPEEVFQRFTDKDGKFNQKLGGNLKGMIDLYEASHLSLTGENILEEAKKFCGHVLNKSLALSCLNNHEAKLVRRTLEYPFHKSHAMFTARDFFGDFQGMNGSLKEVAKLDFRLLQSLHQQELTQISKWWTELGLANELKYARNQPLKWYIWSLACLTDPTLSEERVEFTKPISFIYLIDDIFDVYGTLDELTLFTEVVSRWDIAAAKKLPDYMKKCFKALFELTNEISYKVYQKHGWDPMNSLQKTWETLCKAFLVEAEWFASGNIPKAEEYLKNGIVSSGVHIVLVHLFFLLGEGLTKENIQIIDGIPGVISSSATILRLWDDLGNAEDENQEGNDGSYINCLLMEHQDLTFTRAREQVMCMVSNAWKRLNQECLFERTFPKAFTKASLNLARMVPLMYSYDNKHSLPKLEEQVKSLLYDDNVLL; this is encoded by the exons ATGGAGGAG GATGATGTCATCATTAATCACTCAAAGAAATTGAACTCCCTGAAGCATGTGCTTAGGAATGTTAGTGAAAGTTCACCTCATGGAATTTACATGATTGATGCAATGCAACGCCTTAATATTGATTACCACTTCCAAGAGGAAATTGATGCATTCTTAAGGAGGCAATTTGTGATATCCAGCACTAGTTGGGACGGTGATGACAATGATCTCCATCATACTGCACTTTGCTTTCGTCTATTCAGACAACAAGGTCAGTATGTACCAGAAG AGGTGTTTCAGAGGTTCACAGACAAGGATGGAAAGTTCAACCAAAAATTAGGTGGGAATCTGAAGGGAATGATAGATTTATATGAAGCCTCACATTTGAGCCTAACAGGAGAAAACATACTTGAAGAAGCTAAAAAATTTTGTGGACATGTCTTGAACAAGAGTTTAGCTTTGTCTTGCCTTAACAATCATGAAGCTAAGCTTGTAAGGAGAACCTTAGAATACCCTTTTCACAAAAGCCATGCCATGTTCACAGCCAGAGATTTCTTTGGAGATTTCCAAGGCATGAATGGATCCTTAAAAGAAGTGGCAAAATTGGATTTTAGATTGCTGCAAAGCTTACACCAACAAGAACTTACTCAAATTTCCAA ATGGTGGACAGAACTTGGTTTAGCTAATGAGTTAAAGTATGCAAGAAATCAACCACTTAAATGGTACATTTGGTCTTTGGCATGCCTCACGGATCCTACTTTATCCGAAGAAAGGGTTGAGTTTACAAAACCAATCTCTTTCATCTATTTAATAGATGATATTTTCGATGTATATGGGACTCTTGATGAATTAACTCTTTTCACAGAAGTTGTTTCCAG ATGGGATATAGCAGCTGCTAAGAAGCTACCAGATTACATGAAGAAATGTTTCAAGGCTCTTTTTGAACTCACCAATGAAATCAGCTACAAGGTCTATCAGAAGCATGGGTGGGACCCAATGAACTCTCTTCAAAAGACG TGGGAAACTTTGTGCAAAGCCTTTCTAGTTGAAGCAGAATGGTTTGCATCTGGGAACATTCCCAAAGCAGAAGAGTACTTGAAGAATGGGATAGTGAGCTCAGGAGTGCACATTGTGCTTGTCCACTTATTCTTTCTTTTGGGTGAAGGATTAACCAAAGAGAATATTCAGATCATAGACGGAATCCCAGGCGTCATTTCTTCATCAGCAACAATTCTTAGGCTTTGGGATGACTTGGGAAATGCAGAG GATGAGAATCAAGAAGGCAATGATGGATCATACATAAACTGTTTGTTGATGGAGCACCAAGACTTGACGTTCACGAGAGCTAGAGAGCAGGTTATGTGCATGGTCTCCAATGCATGGAAGAGACTCAACCAAGAATGCCTGTTTGAGAGAACATTCCCTAAAGCTTTCACTAAAGCCTCTCTCAATCTTGCAAGAATGGTACCATTGATGTATAGTTATGACAATAAGCATTCCCTTCCCAAGCTAGAGGAGCAAGTCAAATCATTGCTTTATGATGATAACGTTCTTCTGTAG